From the genome of Flavobacterium luteolum, one region includes:
- a CDS encoding amidohydrolase translates to MKADLILFNGKIHSFNTETPNVTAVAIKDGKFIAVGNDSDIMSFASEETKIIDLQNKRVVPGINDSHIHLIRGGLNYNLELRWDGVPSLADALRMLKEQVDRTPNPQWVRVVGGWSEFQFAERRMPTLEEINAIAPDTPVFILHLYDRAIMNRAALRAVGYNKNTPAPPGGQIERDSNGEPTGLIIATPNAMILYSTLAKGPTLSYEHQINSTRHFMKELNRFGITSVIDAGGGFQNFPDDYKVVNELNEKNQLTVRIAYNLFTQKPKHEFEDFSDWIDTVKLYQGNDMYRHNGAGEMLVFSAADFEDFLQPRPDLPENMEADLEKVVRLLVENRWPFRLHATYNESITRFLNVFEKINQDVPFNGLPWIFDHAETIDERNIERVKALGGGIAVQSRMAYQGEYFTDRYGAKAAENTPPIKKMIEMEVPVGAGSDATRVSSYNPWVSMYWMTVGKTVGGLQLYNETRLNRQTALELYTRGSAWFSQEQTKKGDIKVGMFADLVVLDRDYFTIDDEDIKKIEADLTIVDGKIVYANGDFSSFSPPHIPILPDWSPTNIYNGYPVRSGLQSAIEKNAKADAKPKLTSQIHSCSGSCDVHLHNHDAARLSNVPVNNYNAFWGALGCSCFAF, encoded by the coding sequence ATGAAAGCAGATTTAATTTTATTCAATGGCAAAATTCATAGTTTCAACACAGAAACTCCAAATGTTACAGCAGTTGCGATTAAAGACGGAAAATTTATTGCTGTTGGAAATGATAGCGATATTATGAGTTTTGCTTCTGAAGAAACCAAAATAATCGATCTTCAGAATAAAAGAGTTGTTCCTGGAATCAATGATTCTCACATTCATCTTATTCGCGGTGGATTGAACTATAATTTGGAATTGCGGTGGGATGGAGTTCCTTCTTTAGCCGACGCACTTCGAATGCTAAAAGAGCAAGTTGATCGCACGCCAAATCCGCAATGGGTTCGTGTCGTAGGCGGCTGGTCAGAATTTCAGTTTGCTGAACGAAGAATGCCAACTTTAGAAGAAATCAATGCCATTGCGCCAGATACACCTGTTTTTATTCTGCATTTATATGATAGAGCCATTATGAACAGAGCGGCACTGAGAGCTGTTGGCTATAACAAAAATACTCCTGCTCCTCCGGGCGGGCAAATAGAACGTGATTCGAACGGAGAACCAACAGGACTTATAATTGCTACACCAAATGCAATGATTTTGTATTCGACTTTGGCTAAAGGTCCAACGCTTTCGTATGAACATCAGATTAATTCAACGCGTCATTTTATGAAAGAATTGAATCGTTTCGGAATTACGAGTGTCATTGATGCTGGTGGCGGATTTCAGAATTTTCCAGACGATTATAAAGTGGTCAATGAATTGAATGAAAAGAACCAATTAACGGTAAGAATTGCGTATAATCTTTTCACACAAAAACCAAAACACGAATTTGAAGATTTCTCCGATTGGATTGATACCGTAAAATTATATCAGGGAAATGATATGTATCGTCACAATGGCGCTGGCGAAATGTTAGTTTTTTCAGCTGCCGATTTTGAAGATTTTCTGCAGCCAAGACCCGATCTTCCTGAAAATATGGAAGCCGATTTAGAAAAAGTGGTGCGCCTTTTAGTCGAAAATCGTTGGCCATTTAGACTTCACGCAACTTACAATGAAAGCATTACCAGATTTTTGAATGTTTTTGAAAAAATAAATCAAGATGTTCCTTTCAACGGACTTCCTTGGATATTTGACCACGCAGAAACTATCGACGAGAGAAACATCGAACGTGTAAAAGCTTTAGGAGGCGGAATCGCGGTACAAAGCAGAATGGCTTATCAAGGCGAATATTTCACCGATCGTTACGGAGCAAAAGCTGCCGAAAACACGCCGCCAATTAAAAAGATGATCGAAATGGAAGTTCCTGTTGGTGCGGGTTCAGACGCTACACGTGTGAGCAGTTACAATCCGTGGGTTTCTATGTATTGGATGACCGTTGGAAAAACTGTCGGTGGATTGCAATTGTACAATGAAACCAGATTGAACAGACAAACAGCTTTAGAATTATACACTAGAGGAAGCGCTTGGTTTTCGCAGGAACAAACTAAAAAAGGAGATATTAAAGTGGGAATGTTTGCTGATTTAGTGGTTTTAGACCGAGATTATTTTACCATTGACGACGAAGACATTAAAAAAATCGAAGCTGATTTAACCATTGTAGACGGAAAAATTGTGTATGCCAATGGAGATTTTTCTTCTTTCTCCCCGCCTCATATTCCGATTCTACCAGACTGGTCACCAACGAATATCTATAACGGATATCCTGTGAGAAGCGGTCTGCAAAGTGCTATTGAAAAAAATGCAAAAGCAGATGCAAAACCAAAACTCACTTCGCAGATTCACAGTTGTTCAGGAAGTTGCGACGTTCATTTACACAATCACGATGCTGCCAGATTGAGCAATGTTCCAGTTAACAATTATAATGCATTCTGGGGCGCTTTAGGCTGTTCTTGTTTTGCTTTTTAA
- a CDS encoding M17 family peptidase N-terminal domain-containing protein encodes MKTNTSKYSFRYCYLMLLIITFAGSLSNNAFAQTASIGSTVTWGKVEGIAVNGLVQGPSAAEADLQVACVFEYTEGDIFNPPALPANLNGMVHLDDALKGIITELRKSGKFQGHALETLLITPPKGTLASKQLLLIGLGDRNKFTPDLMISVGSTAMREALRLGVSNYSFASDIKDAGIDSPTALVAENVVLGSFEAYRTQSYLKEKKLTDYKPLTKIILLAGPSFYTVAGEGIKQAIEKLNSK; translated from the coding sequence ATGAAAACAAACACTTCAAAATATAGCTTTAGATATTGCTATCTAATGCTTCTAATTATAACATTTGCAGGCTCACTTAGTAACAATGCATTTGCACAAACCGCTTCAATTGGTTCTACTGTAACTTGGGGAAAAGTAGAAGGAATTGCAGTAAACGGATTGGTTCAAGGACCATCTGCAGCAGAAGCTGACTTACAAGTTGCCTGCGTTTTTGAATATACAGAAGGTGATATTTTTAACCCTCCTGCCCTTCCTGCAAACTTAAACGGAATGGTGCATCTAGACGATGCGTTAAAAGGCATTATTACCGAATTACGCAAAAGCGGTAAATTTCAAGGACATGCTCTAGAAACTTTACTAATTACGCCTCCAAAAGGTACTTTAGCATCCAAACAATTATTATTAATCGGATTGGGAGACCGCAATAAATTTACACCCGATTTAATGATTAGCGTTGGAAGCACTGCCATGCGCGAAGCCTTACGTTTAGGTGTTTCCAATTATTCTTTTGCAAGTGATATTAAAGACGCTGGAATCGATTCTCCAACCGCTTTAGTTGCCGAAAATGTAGTTTTAGGTTCTTTCGAAGCGTATAGAACGCAATCTTATTTAAAAGAGAAAAAGTTAACGGATTATAAGCCTTTAACAAAAATCATTTTACTTGCAGGCCCATCATTTTATACCGTTGCTGGCGAAGGAATTAAACAGGCAATTGAAAAATTAAACTCTAAATAA
- a CDS encoding alginate export family protein, translating into MSIGGEARYEYVDFNNEDWGRFNVGHNNFLLQRYDLHADIHLGKTFRIFAQLRSALEDGRTNGARGIDEDQLNVQNLFLDVNVWQQKDKKITISAGRQELDYGSGRLISVREGPNARLYFTGGKLMYTSSRVSIDAFAMMADTVYTGVFDNKMSKQLNLWGAYSKIIFPKAGNLDLYYLGFRRDASVFEEGIAPERRHTIGSRLWKYGGGFIYNLEAAYQFGTFGSGNINAWTGSIDIGYMFENVKFKPTINLRNDYISGDKNQGNGNLQTFNPLYPKGGYFGFSPQVGPVNLIDIHPYATFDLLLNLKMQVDVVLNWRYSTQDGVYRPSGILNLRGSDSDEKYIGTAYLANFTYGINKYISVVSGIQYFKTGAFINDVIPNSKDGVFFNARLTFKF; encoded by the coding sequence ATGTCAATTGGCGGTGAAGCTCGATATGAATATGTTGATTTTAATAATGAAGATTGGGGAAGATTTAATGTCGGACATAACAATTTCCTGCTCCAACGCTACGATCTTCATGCCGATATTCATTTAGGAAAAACCTTTAGAATATTTGCTCAATTAAGAAGTGCCTTAGAAGATGGCCGAACAAACGGAGCACGCGGAATTGACGAAGATCAGCTGAATGTTCAAAATTTATTTTTGGATGTGAATGTCTGGCAGCAAAAAGACAAAAAAATAACGATTAGCGCTGGAAGACAAGAATTAGATTATGGCTCTGGAAGATTGATTTCTGTTCGAGAAGGTCCAAACGCAAGGCTCTATTTCACAGGAGGAAAACTAATGTATACTTCCTCAAGAGTATCAATTGATGCTTTTGCGATGATGGCAGATACTGTTTATACTGGCGTTTTTGACAACAAAATGTCTAAACAGCTTAACCTTTGGGGAGCTTATTCTAAAATAATATTTCCAAAAGCAGGAAATCTCGATCTGTATTATCTCGGGTTCAGAAGAGATGCCTCTGTTTTTGAAGAAGGAATTGCTCCCGAAAGACGCCATACAATAGGTTCCAGATTATGGAAATATGGCGGTGGTTTTATTTACAATCTCGAAGCAGCTTATCAATTTGGAACATTCGGATCTGGAAATATCAACGCTTGGACAGGATCTATTGATATTGGATACATGTTTGAAAATGTAAAATTTAAACCAACCATCAATCTTCGAAACGATTATATCTCAGGAGATAAAAATCAAGGAAACGGAAATCTCCAAACGTTCAATCCTTTATATCCAAAAGGAGGTTATTTTGGTTTTAGTCCGCAAGTTGGGCCGGTAAACCTTATCGATATTCATCCGTATGCAACGTTTGATTTGCTTTTGAATTTAAAGATGCAGGTCGATGTGGTTTTAAATTGGAGATATTCAACACAAGACGGAGTTTACAGACCAAGCGGTATCTTAAACCTTCGCGGAAGCGATTCTGATGAAAAGTATATTGGAACTGCTTATCTCGCCAATTTTACATACGGAATCAACAAATATATTTCGGTTGTCAGCGGTATTCAGTATTTCAAAACTGGCGCTTTTATCAATGACGTGATTCCAAATTCTAAAGACGGTGTTTTCTTTAATGCCAGATTAACATTCAAATTTTAA
- a CDS encoding hydrolase, whose amino-acid sequence MKPSVNLLTPDNHALVLIDFEGQMAFATSNLPVHELRTNVAIVAGASKIFNVATVVTTVAEESFSGPVFPEVEEFYPIATSGYIDRTTMNTWEDENAYKAITALKKKKIVLAGLWTGVCIVGPALSAIEEGYEVYVITDACGDVSNEAHERAVQRMVQAGVIPITSIQYLLELQRDWAREATYGPVTSLMKKYGGSYGLGIQYAHTMLKH is encoded by the coding sequence ATGAAACCATCAGTTAACTTATTAACTCCAGACAATCACGCTTTAGTATTAATCGATTTTGAAGGCCAGATGGCTTTTGCTACAAGCAATCTTCCTGTACACGAATTGCGTACCAATGTAGCAATCGTTGCTGGAGCATCAAAAATCTTTAATGTGGCAACAGTTGTAACTACAGTGGCAGAAGAAAGTTTTTCTGGTCCCGTTTTTCCTGAAGTTGAAGAATTTTATCCAATTGCAACTTCTGGATATATTGACAGAACCACTATGAATACTTGGGAAGATGAAAACGCTTATAAAGCTATTACAGCATTAAAAAAGAAAAAGATAGTTCTTGCAGGTTTATGGACAGGCGTTTGTATCGTTGGCCCAGCTTTGTCTGCTATTGAAGAAGGTTATGAAGTGTATGTCATTACAGATGCTTGTGGTGATGTAAGCAACGAAGCTCACGAACGTGCGGTTCAGAGAATGGTACAAGCTGGCGTGATTCCAATTACTTCTATCCAATATTTATTAGAACTTCAGAGAGATTGGGCTCGCGAAGCGACTTATGGCCCTGTAACTTCTTTAATGAAAAAATATGGCGGTTCTTACGGTTTAGGCATTCAGTATGCACACACGATGCTAAAACACTAA
- a CDS encoding phosphoribosylpyrophosphate synthetase yields MSSLQQPYFETVTEALQWLIVQGFTENFNLDSDCIRYNNNTLSMSPEDFKIEYVFRFEGDTDPGDEDIVYGIISDVYNIKGVLTSAFGIYADSVSAEMIKKLSTH; encoded by the coding sequence ATGAGTTCTCTACAACAACCCTATTTCGAAACCGTTACAGAAGCTTTACAATGGCTGATTGTACAAGGTTTTACAGAAAACTTTAATCTCGATTCAGATTGTATTCGATACAATAACAATACGCTTAGTATGTCTCCAGAAGATTTCAAAATCGAATATGTATTTCGTTTTGAAGGCGACACAGATCCTGGCGATGAAGATATTGTGTACGGTATAATCTCTGACGTCTACAATATAAAAGGTGTTTTAACCAGTGCTTTCGGGATTTATGCAGATTCTGTTTCTGCCGAAATGATCAAAAAGCTTTCTACGCATTAA
- a CDS encoding alpha/beta fold hydrolase encodes MSTFTVKDGAEIYYKDWGKGQPIVFHHGWPLSSDDWDAQMMFFLQKGYRVIAHDRRGHGRSSQTSEGNNMETYASDIAQLVEALDLKDAIHVGHSTGGGEVIRYAAKYGKGRISKAVIISAVPPIMVQSESNPEGVPLSIFDEIRKGTGFTRSQYFYDFPIPFYGWNREGQTVQEGIKQNWWRQGMMGSVLAHYEGIKAFSETDFREDLKSLDIPVLVLHGEDDQIVPYHQAPKSAALLKNGKLISYPGFPHGMPTTEAETINNDILAFIK; translated from the coding sequence ATGAGCACATTTACAGTAAAAGACGGAGCAGAAATTTATTACAAAGATTGGGGAAAAGGACAGCCAATTGTTTTTCACCACGGATGGCCTTTATCAAGCGATGATTGGGACGCACAAATGATGTTTTTTCTTCAAAAAGGATACAGAGTTATTGCACACGATCGCCGCGGACACGGACGTTCTAGCCAAACTTCTGAAGGAAATAATATGGAAACTTACGCATCAGACATTGCTCAATTAGTTGAAGCTTTAGATTTAAAAGATGCGATTCACGTTGGTCACTCAACAGGAGGCGGTGAAGTGATTCGTTACGCAGCAAAATACGGAAAAGGACGTATCTCAAAAGCAGTAATTATTAGCGCTGTACCACCAATTATGGTTCAGAGCGAATCGAATCCAGAAGGTGTGCCTTTATCTATTTTTGACGAAATTAGAAAAGGAACAGGTTTTACGAGATCACAATATTTTTATGATTTTCCAATTCCTTTTTACGGATGGAATCGTGAAGGACAAACCGTTCAAGAAGGAATTAAGCAAAATTGGTGGCGTCAAGGAATGATGGGTTCTGTTTTGGCTCATTACGAAGGAATTAAAGCTTTCTCTGAAACCGATTTTAGAGAAGATCTAAAAAGTTTAGATATTCCAGTTCTTGTTTTACACGGAGAAGATGATCAGATCGTTCCGTATCACCAAGCACCAAAATCGGCCGCATTGTTGAAAAACGGAAAATTGATTTCTTACCCAGGATTTCCTCACGGAATGCCAACTACAGAAGCAGAAACAATCAACAACGATATTCTAGCTTTCATAAAATAA
- a CDS encoding TonB-dependent receptor plug domain-containing protein, with protein MKYIIMLLFLGLSVTAQNQHAHHDSIKNLEEVTVKNATKKKIETEMKMAVSVDEFLSSSDNISFIKRGAYAWEPLLNNMSTERSTVTIDGMHVFGACTDKMDPITSYVESNNLAAIDIKSGQEGSLHGSTIAGSIDLKRKSTPFGLQKKWNGAYQTGFEFNNKQFFNLGNISYSGTKFVADGSISYRTADNYSDGNNNEVKHSQYNKFNTSLGLAYKTSDLSSLRLDAIFDVAKDVGYPALPMDLWLSRALITSASYKQLFEEGLVRVVDTKVYFNAIEHYMDDTTRPENLVHMDMPGWSTTYGLVSKANLKKNNYSSEIQLNAYDNLSIAEMRMYPQDRSERTMFAYSWPWVTTRFAGLSMNNSWELSEKSTVNLGGSLGVNYNYSKYIEFNWIFHPGAPQEKTRFLPSLNASYQLNVDQFNFSVGTGYGHRAPSVSECYGYYIYNSFDLYDYIGDPNLKNEISYEGNASAGFTNERLSIQGKINYFYIDNYIIGKILSLGSPMNYQSVGVKGYTSLDYATLLNISANVSYDILEHLHWKGTLTYARGMDNKGGNLPFIRPLSYVTSLHYMYKNFGIQTSVNGDFEQINYSPEYGEDLTAAYAIWNISANYSFTINKVRSTVQIGAENLLNEYYSTYADWGNIPRMGRNIFTSLKLNF; from the coding sequence ATGAAATATATTATAATGCTGCTTTTTTTGGGATTGTCGGTAACAGCACAAAATCAGCATGCACATCACGACAGCATCAAAAACTTAGAAGAAGTAACCGTAAAAAATGCCACAAAAAAGAAAATTGAAACCGAGATGAAAATGGCAGTTTCTGTTGATGAATTTCTATCATCATCGGATAATATCAGTTTTATAAAACGTGGAGCTTATGCTTGGGAACCTTTATTGAACAATATGAGCACCGAACGTTCTACGGTTACTATTGACGGAATGCACGTTTTTGGCGCTTGTACTGATAAAATGGACCCGATTACGTCTTATGTAGAGAGCAATAATCTAGCGGCAATTGATATTAAATCGGGGCAGGAGGGAAGCCTGCACGGGTCAACCATTGCAGGAAGCATCGATTTAAAACGAAAAAGCACGCCGTTTGGTCTTCAAAAGAAATGGAATGGAGCGTATCAAACTGGATTTGAGTTTAATAATAAGCAGTTTTTCAATTTAGGAAATATCTCTTATTCGGGAACTAAATTTGTGGCAGACGGAAGCATTTCGTACCGAACAGCCGATAATTATTCTGATGGAAATAACAATGAAGTAAAGCATTCACAATACAATAAATTCAACACTTCATTGGGATTAGCTTATAAAACCAGCGACTTATCGTCATTACGATTGGATGCTATTTTTGATGTGGCAAAAGATGTAGGTTATCCTGCTTTGCCAATGGATTTATGGCTTTCGCGCGCATTGATTACTTCGGCTTCTTATAAGCAATTGTTTGAAGAAGGTTTGGTTAGGGTAGTGGACACAAAAGTATATTTTAATGCCATTGAACATTATATGGATGATACAACTCGACCAGAAAATTTAGTTCATATGGATATGCCGGGCTGGAGCACGACTTACGGATTGGTTTCTAAAGCCAATTTGAAAAAGAATAATTATTCGTCTGAAATTCAGTTGAATGCTTATGATAATTTGTCTATTGCGGAAATGCGTATGTACCCGCAGGACAGAAGTGAGAGAACAATGTTTGCTTATAGCTGGCCTTGGGTAACGACTCGTTTTGCTGGACTTTCTATGAATAATTCTTGGGAACTTTCGGAGAAAAGCACGGTAAATCTAGGAGGTTCTTTGGGAGTAAATTACAATTATTCTAAGTATATAGAGTTCAACTGGATTTTTCATCCTGGAGCGCCTCAGGAAAAAACGAGATTTCTGCCAAGTTTAAATGCTAGTTACCAATTAAATGTTGATCAATTTAATTTTTCTGTTGGAACGGGTTATGGCCATAGAGCGCCTTCTGTTTCTGAATGTTACGGATATTACATTTATAATAGTTTTGACCTTTATGATTACATCGGAGATCCAAATCTGAAAAATGAAATTTCGTATGAAGGAAATGCAAGCGCAGGTTTTACAAACGAAAGATTAAGCATTCAGGGAAAAATAAACTATTTCTACATTGACAATTATATTATTGGTAAAATCTTGAGTTTAGGAAGTCCAATGAATTACCAATCGGTTGGGGTAAAAGGATATACTTCGTTAGATTATGCAACACTTTTGAATATTTCTGCGAATGTGAGTTATGATATTTTGGAGCATCTTCACTGGAAAGGAACGCTGACTTACGCCCGCGGAATGGACAATAAAGGAGGAAATCTGCCTTTTATACGTCCATTAAGTTATGTGACTTCATTGCATTATATGTATAAAAATTTCGGAATCCAGACTTCTGTAAATGGCGATTTTGAGCAGATTAACTACAGTCCGGAATATGGTGAAGATTTAACGGCGGCTTATGCAATTTGGAATATTTCTGCCAATTATTCTTTCACAATCAATAAAGTAAGAAGCACAGTGCAGATTGGAGCAGAGAATTTACTAAACGAATACTACAGCACATATGCCGACTGGGGAAATATCCCGAGAATGGGACGCAATATTTTCACGTCTTTAAAATTGAATTTCTAG
- a CDS encoding MbnP family protein, producing the protein METLKKYLLLSAAALAFASCSNDDSTPAANNLTLEFNNTFKDKTIVLGDATSASATTNTSAAGQIHHFSEVKYVISNIRLIKDDGSEVPYNVNDLDKGATVIDQAKAASLSYVLSNVPSATYKQIKFGLGIKTEQNTLDQTRFPKFYAAAGANDTQMMWEWGTGYRFTKVEGFYDTDNKVMSIHTGSTVAGTEGAYTQGVNAYRDVTLSLTTNAVVGSKAPKIKIKADFDKLLSGKINTITLSTGTGMSDNATPNVHTAAQMVKFVDNLGGNGTNDISGMFSVTSVEN; encoded by the coding sequence ATGGAAACTTTAAAAAAATACCTTTTATTATCAGCAGCTGCTTTGGCATTTGCATCTTGTTCAAACGATGATAGCACTCCTGCAGCAAACAATCTAACGCTGGAATTCAATAATACTTTCAAAGACAAGACAATTGTTTTAGGAGATGCGACTTCGGCTTCTGCAACTACAAATACTTCTGCTGCAGGACAAATTCATCATTTTTCCGAAGTAAAATATGTGATCAGTAACATTCGTCTTATAAAAGATGACGGAAGTGAAGTGCCTTACAATGTAAATGATTTAGATAAAGGTGCAACGGTTATTGATCAGGCAAAGGCAGCTTCTTTGAGTTATGTTTTGAGTAATGTGCCATCTGCAACATACAAGCAAATTAAATTTGGTTTAGGAATCAAGACAGAACAAAATACTTTAGACCAAACAAGATTTCCTAAATTTTATGCAGCTGCTGGAGCTAATGACACTCAGATGATGTGGGAATGGGGAACTGGATACCGTTTTACAAAAGTAGAAGGTTTTTATGATACGGATAATAAAGTAATGTCTATTCATACCGGAAGTACTGTTGCTGGAACAGAAGGTGCTTACACGCAAGGTGTTAATGCTTATAGAGATGTTACATTAAGCCTTACAACAAATGCAGTGGTTGGAAGTAAAGCTCCAAAAATCAAAATTAAAGCTGATTTTGATAAATTATTGAGTGGAAAAATCAATACAATTACATTATCAACAGGAACAGGTATGAGTGACAATGCTACTCCAAATGTGCATACTGCAGCTCAAATGGTAAAATTTGTGGACAATCTGGGAGGAAACGGAACAAACGATATTTCAGGAATGTTTTCTGTAACTAGTGTAGAAAACTAA
- a CDS encoding cytochrome-c peroxidase, whose protein sequence is MKKKVSFIIIVIFFTSCSSSDSDETYFDNPELSLHIPTDFPEVNSYVSLNKPTKYGAELGEKLFSDKRFSADNTISCSSCHIQANAFADHNARAIGIEGRVGLRNAPPLQNLMFLKFFNWDGSRLQLETQPLVPIITHEEMDSSILEVIGKIKDDAFYKNLFKKAFGDQEITADRIYQSIAQFEYTLISANSKYDKVKRKEGQTFTESEAAGYATFQQKCASCHSTELFTDQSFRNIGFPLNTDSNEAGRGRVTGISSDFMSFRVPSLRNVEYTAPYGSFGQFATLKSVLDYFDNGVLEAENLDPIFKNNGNRIPLTELEKENLIAFMKTLSDKDFIGK, encoded by the coding sequence ATGAAAAAAAAAGTCAGCTTTATTATAATTGTAATCTTTTTCACTTCTTGTAGCAGTAGTGATTCTGATGAAACTTATTTTGATAATCCTGAGCTTTCATTACATATTCCCACAGATTTTCCAGAGGTAAACAGTTATGTGAGTTTGAACAAGCCTACAAAATATGGAGCTGAATTGGGCGAAAAGCTTTTTTCTGATAAAAGATTTAGCGCGGACAATACAATTTCATGTTCAAGCTGTCATATTCAAGCAAATGCTTTTGCAGATCATAATGCACGAGCAATTGGTATTGAAGGAAGAGTCGGACTTAGAAATGCACCACCGCTTCAGAATTTAATGTTTTTAAAGTTCTTTAATTGGGATGGGAGCAGACTCCAGTTAGAAACACAGCCATTAGTGCCAATTATTACGCACGAAGAAATGGATTCTTCGATTCTAGAAGTGATCGGAAAAATTAAAGACGATGCTTTTTATAAAAACTTATTTAAAAAAGCTTTTGGAGACCAAGAAATTACAGCTGATAGAATTTATCAAAGCATCGCTCAATTTGAATATACTTTAATCTCGGCTAATAGTAAATACGATAAAGTAAAACGAAAAGAAGGTCAGACGTTTACTGAGAGTGAAGCGGCGGGTTATGCGACGTTTCAGCAAAAATGTGCCAGCTGTCATAGTACAGAATTGTTTACAGACCAAAGTTTTAGAAATATTGGATTTCCGCTAAATACAGATTCTAATGAGGCGGGAAGAGGAAGAGTTACTGGAATTTCATCTGATTTTATGAGTTTTAGAGTTCCGAGTTTGCGTAATGTTGAATATACGGCGCCTTACGGAAGTTTTGGACAGTTCGCGACTTTAAAATCTGTTTTGGATTATTTTGACAATGGTGTTTTGGAAGCAGAGAATCTAGATCCTATTTTTAAAAATAATGGTAACAGAATTCCGCTTACAGAATTGGAAAAAGAAAACCTTATTGCGTTCATGAAAACTTTGAGCGACAAAGATTTTATAGGGAAGTAA